Proteins encoded together in one Oceanobacillus iheyensis HTE831 window:
- a CDS encoding cation diffusion facilitator family transporter has translation MDRSDHLKQGEKGAWLSIIAYLILASSKLYIASIGSSDGLRADGLNNLTDIVTSVAVLIGLKIARKPPDDIHRYGHYRAETIASLFAAFIMMFIGLQVIFEAGQKLINSSYTQPDMLTAWTAIFAAGIMLCVYRFNLRLSRKIESGSLYAAAMDNKADALVSIGVFIGIIGAQFGLFWLDPLTAGVVGIIICKTAWDIFKDSTITLTDGFDDEKLTEIKETIDKDPSVLRVDDIKGRIHGNQELLDITIHVDPNLTVAQGHEITDRIEEYLYDKHRISHALIHIEPFEEQ, from the coding sequence ATGGATCGTTCAGATCATTTAAAACAAGGTGAAAAAGGTGCATGGCTAAGCATCATTGCTTACCTGATACTCGCTTCATCAAAACTATATATTGCTTCCATCGGTAGTTCAGATGGATTACGAGCAGATGGGTTAAATAATCTAACAGATATTGTCACTTCTGTTGCTGTGCTGATCGGCCTTAAAATTGCTCGGAAACCGCCCGATGATATTCATCGTTATGGTCACTATCGTGCAGAAACCATTGCATCTTTATTTGCAGCATTCATTATGATGTTTATCGGTCTCCAAGTCATCTTCGAAGCTGGACAAAAACTAATCAATTCATCTTACACGCAGCCTGATATGTTAACAGCTTGGACCGCCATTTTTGCAGCAGGTATTATGTTATGTGTGTATCGATTTAACTTACGGTTATCGAGGAAAATTGAGAGCGGATCTTTATATGCAGCTGCTATGGATAACAAAGCAGATGCTTTAGTTAGTATCGGGGTTTTTATCGGTATTATCGGGGCTCAATTCGGTTTATTTTGGTTAGATCCATTAACTGCTGGAGTTGTGGGTATTATTATTTGTAAGACTGCTTGGGATATTTTTAAAGATTCTACGATTACATTAACTGATGGATTCGACGATGAAAAATTAACAGAAATAAAAGAAACAATAGATAAAGATCCTTCTGTTTTACGTGTCGATGATATTAAAGGAAGAATCCATGGAAATCAAGAGTTACTCGACATAACCATCCATGTAGACCCTAATTTAACAGTTGCTCAAGGTCATGAAATTACCGATCGAATTGAAGAATATTTATATGATAAGCATCGAATTTCTCACGCGCTTATTCATATTGAACCATTCGAAGAACAATAA
- a CDS encoding methyl-accepting chemotaxis protein: MNNKNSLVKKKYMIIFYILLFSILLGVGAELIVGAPIANILAIFIGGLVALVTIWLINRSERYAHFIPYIVIIAISGVALIVMMSSEYVTNMLFMFYLLAVSALSLSIPALITGGVVGLLLLSYFVLEKGEAIGFDSRSMAITIVFYALVFIVLFIQVKIAQMLLINAEKSLEESNKLSHDQMEQSKLVKNGVSQVHQEMQVIEKESHWNFQSMKEMRDAFKEMNEATQVQSQAATTISETTELTNQQIKLMIDLFTKLKNDGQNLEALSKSGSESISELNKMMKGFQHSFNNLSINMKQLERTIKESTEFITEIQSIASQTNLLALNASIEAARAGESGKGFAVVAEEIRKLAETSKSTAEKIEVNMEGVQQDAIHTQQEVKQNGEQLEQSIERVNKASDNFAIISKEILQFLDYTTELRHRGHNIQTSSIEIDQSLDQLVSIIEENTATMEQMEATVEQQAIRMGVLTEAIEATNQAAASLEKKKV; the protein is encoded by the coding sequence ATGAATAATAAGAATTCTTTAGTGAAGAAAAAGTACATGATTATTTTTTACATACTATTATTTTCAATCCTGTTAGGAGTTGGAGCCGAACTCATTGTCGGAGCACCGATCGCTAATATTTTAGCAATTTTTATAGGGGGATTAGTTGCTCTTGTCACTATTTGGCTGATAAATAGAAGTGAACGATATGCACACTTTATACCTTATATCGTCATTATTGCTATATCAGGGGTAGCGCTAATTGTTATGATGAGTTCAGAATATGTAACAAATATGTTATTTATGTTTTATCTATTGGCTGTTTCTGCTTTATCACTCTCTATCCCAGCTTTAATTACTGGTGGTGTAGTTGGATTACTATTACTTAGCTATTTTGTGTTGGAAAAGGGTGAAGCTATAGGATTTGATTCACGATCTATGGCAATAACAATTGTTTTCTATGCTTTAGTATTTATTGTTTTATTTATACAAGTAAAAATAGCACAAATGCTGCTGATAAATGCAGAAAAATCGCTAGAAGAAAGCAATAAGCTCTCGCACGATCAAATGGAACAATCTAAGTTAGTGAAAAACGGTGTTAGTCAAGTACATCAGGAAATGCAAGTAATTGAAAAGGAAAGTCATTGGAACTTCCAATCCATGAAGGAAATGCGAGACGCGTTTAAAGAAATGAATGAAGCAACACAAGTTCAGTCACAAGCTGCTACAACGATTTCTGAAACAACAGAACTGACAAATCAGCAAATTAAACTCATGATTGACCTATTTACGAAACTTAAGAATGATGGCCAAAACTTGGAAGCGTTGTCAAAATCCGGATCCGAATCTATCAGTGAATTAAATAAAATGATGAAAGGATTTCAACATTCTTTTAACAATTTATCAATAAATATGAAACAATTAGAGCGTACTATTAAAGAGAGTACTGAATTTATTACAGAAATCCAAAGTATTGCTTCACAAACAAATTTACTAGCATTAAATGCAAGTATTGAAGCAGCACGAGCTGGTGAATCAGGTAAAGGATTTGCAGTTGTGGCTGAAGAAATACGTAAACTTGCAGAGACATCAAAATCTACAGCGGAAAAAATTGAAGTTAATATGGAAGGAGTACAACAAGATGCTATTCACACACAACAAGAAGTGAAGCAAAATGGAGAACAGTTGGAACAAAGTATCGAACGAGTGAACAAAGCAAGTGACAACTTTGCAATAATATCCAAAGAAATTTTACAGTTTTTAGATTACACAACTGAATTACGTCATCGAGGTCATAATATCCAAACGTCTTCCATAGAGATAGATCAATCACTAGACCAACTAGTTTCTATTATAGAAGAAAACACTGCTACTATGGAACAGATGGAAGCAACAGTCGAACAACAAGCAATACGGATGGGAGTTTTAACAGAAGCAATTGAGGCGACAAATCAAGCTGCTGCGTCTTTAGAAAAGAAAAAAGTCTAA
- a CDS encoding MFS transporter, whose translation MDVKSRKKIQRSWMMYDFGNSAFATTIMAAVLPVYYSTVAASGLDDNLATSYWGYSQSISVLIVAILAPILGAISDFSAAKKKFLRFFAFMGIIASLLMMFVGEGDYILASLLFIVGSIGFSGANVFYDGFLPEIAEKDEMDKVSSGGFAFGYIGGGILLAINVVMILKPDLFGLPNTEWATRLALASVGVWWFIFAIPLLKNIKEEKKQQVSRTKSYVAIGFNRVGNTFREIKQYKQLAIFLIAFWLYNDGISTIIRMATVYGSEIGIAQNDLIIALLITQFVGIPFTFFFGWLATKINPKNALYITLFTYLGIVIIGYFMNSALHFYLLAIIVGMVQGGAQSLSRSIFGRMVPAGKHAEFFGFYGISSKFAAVVGPFMFATIGHLTGNSRLGILSLIFFFVAGIILLRFVDINKGILEAKEASDPKDDVIIKTK comes from the coding sequence ATGGATGTAAAGAGTAGGAAAAAGATTCAACGAAGCTGGATGATGTATGATTTTGGAAATTCAGCATTTGCCACAACCATTATGGCAGCAGTCCTACCGGTATATTATTCAACCGTTGCCGCGTCTGGATTAGATGACAATTTAGCGACTAGTTATTGGGGATATTCACAATCAATTTCCGTGTTAATCGTAGCAATTCTAGCACCAATTCTTGGTGCAATTAGTGATTTCTCGGCAGCAAAGAAAAAGTTTCTTCGTTTCTTTGCTTTTATGGGAATTATAGCTAGCTTATTAATGATGTTTGTTGGAGAAGGAGATTATATTCTTGCATCCCTACTATTCATCGTTGGTTCCATAGGCTTTTCAGGTGCTAATGTTTTCTATGATGGATTTTTACCAGAAATTGCTGAAAAAGATGAAATGGATAAAGTCTCCTCTGGTGGATTTGCTTTTGGTTACATCGGTGGAGGAATTTTACTTGCCATCAATGTTGTTATGATACTAAAACCCGACTTATTCGGTCTACCGAATACAGAGTGGGCTACAAGATTAGCTTTAGCTTCTGTAGGGGTCTGGTGGTTTATATTTGCTATACCATTATTAAAAAATATTAAAGAAGAAAAGAAGCAACAAGTTAGCAGAACGAAATCGTATGTAGCAATTGGATTCAACAGAGTAGGTAATACATTTCGCGAAATAAAACAATACAAACAATTAGCGATTTTTCTAATTGCGTTTTGGTTATATAACGACGGTATTTCAACGATCATTCGTATGGCAACAGTATATGGAAGTGAGATTGGAATTGCTCAAAATGATTTAATTATCGCGTTATTAATTACACAATTTGTCGGCATACCATTTACTTTCTTCTTTGGGTGGTTAGCGACAAAAATTAATCCTAAAAATGCTCTATATATTACCTTGTTTACTTACCTTGGAATTGTAATTATCGGTTATTTTATGAATTCTGCACTTCATTTTTACTTATTGGCAATTATTGTAGGTATGGTACAAGGAGGAGCTCAATCCCTTAGCAGATCAATCTTTGGAAGAATGGTACCAGCCGGAAAACATGCTGAGTTTTTTGGTTTCTATGGCATCTCGTCAAAATTTGCCGCAGTCGTTGGACCATTTATGTTCGCTACCATTGGACATTTAACCGGCAATAGTAGACTTGGTATATTATCACTGATT